The Rhodocytophaga rosea genome has a segment encoding these proteins:
- a CDS encoding helix-turn-helix domain-containing protein yields the protein MGRVTKTELIESAEQLLKMSKKIAHPLAGARLRAFYLYKSGQAKAYGQIAAAVGYERHAVGQWFRLYKQKGLQACLQIDPGGHKRASQIAGKVLEQLKAKLADPNNYFTSYKQIHEWLHTAHGIDLSYEHVHWFVHRQLGAKLKVVRKSNLKKDLAYEQKYKKN from the coding sequence ATGGGAAGAGTAACCAAAACTGAGCTCATCGAGAGTGCCGAGCAGTTGCTGAAGATGAGCAAAAAAATAGCCCATCCGCTAGCCGGAGCCAGACTGCGGGCTTTTTACCTCTACAAGAGTGGGCAGGCTAAAGCGTATGGACAAATAGCTGCTGCCGTAGGCTATGAGCGTCATGCAGTGGGCCAGTGGTTCCGGCTTTACAAACAGAAAGGGCTGCAAGCCTGTCTTCAGATAGATCCGGGCGGCCACAAAAGGGCATCACAGATTGCAGGTAAAGTACTTGAGCAGTTGAAGGCAAAGCTTGCTGATCCAAACAACTATTTTACTTCTTATAAGCAAATCCATGAGTGGTTGCACACGGCGCATGGCATTGATCTGAGCTATGAGCATGTACATTGGTTTGTCCACCGACAGCTGGGGGCAAAGCTGAAAGTGGTTAGAAAGAGCAACCTGAAAAAGGATCTAGCCTATGAGCAGAAGTATAAAAAAAACTAA
- a CDS encoding IS630 family transposase: MLTFLLQRYYAPLAAKGVVSHWKVYYQDESRFGLMTVLRRAITLAGIKPVGAYQHRFIYRYCYGLVEPLTGDHFFITAPQVNTLYFEYMLEEFSRHQPQVFKFIFVDKAGYHRAKALQVPQNIRLVYLPSSNPELNPVERLWGDMKNKVAFHNFSHEQELEAWITNTAKSYGQRQIASLTGYPYILEAISKITTSME; encoded by the coding sequence GTGCTCACTTTCCTCTTACAGCGCTACTATGCTCCTTTGGCTGCCAAAGGGGTAGTCAGCCATTGGAAGGTGTACTATCAGGATGAGAGCCGCTTTGGTTTGATGACTGTTTTGAGAAGAGCCATCACCCTTGCCGGCATAAAACCGGTAGGAGCCTATCAGCACCGCTTCATCTACCGCTACTGCTATGGATTGGTAGAACCGCTGACAGGAGATCACTTCTTTATTACTGCCCCACAGGTTAACACGCTTTACTTTGAGTATATGCTTGAGGAGTTTAGCCGCCATCAACCGCAAGTGTTCAAGTTTATCTTTGTAGACAAAGCAGGCTATCACCGGGCAAAAGCCTTGCAAGTGCCCCAAAATATCCGCCTGGTGTATTTACCTTCTTCCAACCCTGAACTCAATCCGGTCGAAAGGCTGTGGGGGGATATGAAAAACAAAGTAGCTTTTCACAACTTCAGCCATGAACAAGAACTGGAAGCCTGGATCACTAATACGGCTAAAAGTTATGGGCAAAGACAGATCGCCTCTCTAACCGGATACCCTTACATTTTAGAAGCCATCAGCAAGATTACAACCTCTATGGAATAG
- a CDS encoding LIC_13387 family protein: MKAKVIVRIAALLILVHLLGHTMGHFTWDTPEDTKMKQVVEAMKTHKADFMGAAKSMADYYTGYSLMILGLFAMSILLLWFISGFINDQRQIANRLLYPIGIVYILFGIIEYLYFFPFAASMSFIAGILYQIGRRLFHRGCNLADGF; encoded by the coding sequence ATGAAAGCAAAAGTAATAGTAAGAATTGCTGCTTTATTGATATTGGTGCATTTGCTGGGGCACACGATGGGTCATTTCACCTGGGATACCCCTGAGGATACTAAAATGAAACAAGTAGTAGAAGCAATGAAAACCCACAAAGCAGATTTTATGGGAGCGGCTAAAAGCATGGCCGACTACTATACCGGATACAGTTTGATGATTTTAGGCTTGTTTGCCATGAGTATTTTATTGCTATGGTTCATCTCAGGGTTCATAAACGATCAAAGGCAGATTGCTAATAGATTGCTTTATCCTATTGGTATTGTCTATATCTTATTTGGCATTATTGAGTACCTCTACTTTTTTCCTTTTGCAGCCAGTATGAGTTTCATAGCTGGTATATTATACCAAATAGGGCGAAGGCTATTCCATAGAGGTTGTAATCTTGCTGATGGCTTCTAA
- a CDS encoding helix-turn-helix domain-containing protein, with amino-acid sequence MKLELIQPHPELRPYIGKMWVFENSRRLPDENMKVIVPNGMAKLIIPLHNGLLGKYKDWSHLSKESSITLIGIADSPAIVDVEHDAPHINIGLEFSPLGTYRLFQLRHSEIKNKIFPLEEILGTSARRINERIANTEPISQKIHIIQSYLRSLLSKSSPDVILDYCLQQIASSKGLIAVSELEQKTGYSSRWLYEKFIEKVGISPKTLSSVTRFMQFYQASAGNPTADFFREDIYHYFYDQAHFIKEFKRFTGLPPVQFIKTDNQFGHIFYKD; translated from the coding sequence ATGAAACTTGAACTCATCCAGCCTCATCCCGAACTAAGACCCTATATAGGCAAGATGTGGGTTTTTGAAAACAGCAGACGATTGCCTGATGAAAACATGAAGGTAATCGTTCCCAATGGCATGGCTAAACTTATTATTCCCCTCCACAATGGACTTTTAGGCAAATATAAAGACTGGTCTCATCTGTCAAAAGAATCATCTATTACGTTAATCGGCATTGCAGACAGCCCGGCCATAGTGGATGTAGAACATGATGCGCCACATATTAATATAGGTCTGGAATTTTCTCCCTTAGGCACGTATCGTCTCTTTCAACTCCGGCATAGTGAAATAAAAAATAAAATCTTTCCCCTGGAAGAAATCCTGGGTACATCTGCCAGACGTATCAACGAACGCATAGCCAACACGGAACCCATTAGCCAAAAAATCCATATCATCCAATCGTATTTACGTAGCCTGCTTTCAAAATCATCTCCGGACGTAATTCTTGATTATTGCCTTCAACAAATAGCAAGTTCAAAAGGGCTGATCGCCGTAAGTGAATTAGAACAAAAAACCGGGTATAGTAGCCGTTGGCTTTATGAAAAGTTTATTGAAAAAGTGGGGATAAGCCCCAAGACCCTCTCTTCGGTAACACGTTTTATGCAGTTCTATCAGGCAAGTGCTGGTAATCCGACGGCTGACTTTTTTAGAGAAGACATCTATCACTATTTTTATGACCAGGCTCACTTTATCAAAGAGTTTAAACGCTTTACTGGGCTGCCACCTGTCCAGTTTATAAAGACAGACAACCAGTTCGGGCATATTTTCTACAAAGACTAG
- a CDS encoding GNAT family N-acetyltransferase — protein MKRIVVSAHLQLRLMSQADIAFAMKVKAMARWNQLEADWELLLTAGREGNFVAIYEGKEAGTLTTLPYQDRFNWIGMVLVNPSYRGLGIGRTLVETAIRTADRKATIRLDATPQGMKLYQTLGFQVETELWRLERKTDRPLPAPLGNCSVVDRGAIEQIIKMDPTVFGADRAIVLRHLQARSPHYGYYLEYNGVMSGYCFGRSGSNFEHIGPIIARNVADARDLLLSAMAAAQSKPVIVDVYAWQQSWLDELQNLGFVRQRPFIRMHLGALPEAGNINLQYAIAGPELG, from the coding sequence ATGAAGCGGATAGTAGTCTCAGCCCATTTACAGTTGCGTCTGATGAGTCAGGCAGATATTGCCTTTGCTATGAAAGTAAAAGCAATGGCACGCTGGAACCAACTGGAAGCGGATTGGGAACTGTTACTTACAGCCGGCAGAGAGGGAAATTTTGTAGCGATCTATGAAGGCAAAGAGGCAGGCACCCTAACTACTCTTCCTTATCAGGACAGATTCAACTGGATTGGCATGGTGCTGGTAAATCCTTCCTATCGAGGCTTAGGCATTGGCAGGACCTTGGTAGAAACCGCTATACGTACTGCCGACAGAAAAGCAACCATCCGCTTGGATGCGACACCGCAGGGCATGAAACTCTATCAAACATTAGGCTTTCAAGTGGAAACAGAATTATGGCGACTCGAGCGAAAAACGGATAGACCCTTACCTGCTCCGTTGGGCAACTGTAGTGTAGTAGATCGTGGAGCAATAGAGCAAATAATTAAAATGGACCCTACTGTTTTTGGAGCAGACCGGGCCATAGTATTACGCCATTTACAAGCCAGATCGCCGCATTATGGCTATTACCTGGAATATAATGGCGTGATGAGTGGCTATTGTTTTGGGCGATCCGGCAGTAATTTTGAACATATCGGGCCCATTATTGCCCGGAATGTAGCGGATGCCAGAGATCTATTGTTAAGTGCCATGGCAGCAGCTCAATCAAAACCTGTGATTGTAGATGTATATGCCTGGCAGCAGTCATGGCTGGATGAACTTCAAAATTTAGGATTTGTCAGACAAAGGCCTTTCATCCGGATGCATCTGGGAGCCTTACCAGAGGCAGGAAATATAAACTTACAATATGCCATTGCCGGGCCTGAGTTAGGATAG
- a CDS encoding PVC-type heme-binding CxxCH protein produces the protein MNFKSIAGTLLLLAGLFSAPSLLAQKKTHSIRNQANTPEEEMAGFTVSEGFIVELVASEREGVINPIDLTFDDSGRLWTQTAQMYPLDPIADIQWDDLLNLMNDQQAQKNHPSFKRILDLYQGKTKGIDKILILSSFYNKAPVKTTVWADSLTIPQSIMPYKDGAYVAQGSELFFLKDTNQDGKADQRIPMLTGFGFTDTHTMSHSLVRAPGNWIHFSHGALNKGEVTSLQSKVKLSVDYSKIVRFSLDAKQLEIVSSGLNNIWGFQLRRNGQWYGSEANDLGYAVTPMEPGTGFPGIGNVRLRSYQPWMPELHSFRVGGTGISGTAFPDDESGTFPAVWKNVAFLANPITNTINAVKIIRNADGSVKMEHLPDLLTSKDDWFRPVNIEFGPDGCLYIADWYNKIISHNELPTTHPDRDKSHGRIWRIRHISQKSRDIPNFLTVKTEDLVNFLKSPSLWAKRAAWHQISDRPMSETKALASSLIALASDGSADEVTRIHALWSLEGIKHYDAKLLSFLLKSPLDYLRCEAVRSLTSFSLTPATLPAEIKVLIEDKNPIVRAQVLRTLTEMQKSDAAVLDLLVRACKAELPGNAMGGAYERKFERFLARRALEQYPDELQAYLNSKTASNVPVENLLWAIQALPKGPKETAFLRLWPKSNITKLDESLFIGIANMLDNKEIYEAVKPTFQNPAHAAAYTKMAVENQAQVQSPAFSALLQVPVSHLLANGTEPEINLALDAIGRFNIEKSSERITALINDQISDKTLELALKALENDLPANQQVFTQVFQNEKYSFDMRLAALHNLIQANAQQGSQTIQLWIPKLSQAEKKSAASALSASKQGAGLLMNLYDKKYIDLAAFDLSTAERIHTSNRSDRRSIALFEAVKKREEEQKAVFTAKFAKYMTIAEKKAGNATQGKMLFQTCLQCHKVGNTGQDIAPALDGSANRENEALLTALLDPDAAVESNYAVYRVSKKDGSSVEGYLVKKDDKGVTIALMGGSKVFIEAATIRSQGFLGGRSFMMKGLLDGYTDEQVADLLSYIRTLK, from the coding sequence ATGAATTTCAAAAGTATAGCAGGTACACTTTTGCTTCTGGCAGGCTTGTTTTCTGCTCCCTCACTGCTTGCCCAGAAAAAAACGCATTCTATCCGCAATCAGGCCAATACGCCCGAAGAAGAAATGGCAGGATTCACCGTATCAGAGGGTTTTATTGTTGAACTTGTCGCCAGTGAAAGGGAGGGCGTGATCAACCCCATCGATCTTACTTTTGATGACTCAGGCAGACTCTGGACTCAAACCGCTCAGATGTATCCACTCGACCCGATAGCTGACATTCAATGGGATGATTTATTAAATTTGATGAATGACCAACAGGCTCAGAAGAACCATCCCAGCTTCAAGCGTATCCTTGATCTTTATCAGGGTAAGACCAAAGGGATAGACAAGATCCTTATTCTTTCCAGTTTTTATAATAAAGCTCCGGTAAAAACCACCGTTTGGGCGGATAGTCTTACTATTCCACAAAGTATTATGCCTTATAAAGATGGTGCCTACGTTGCACAGGGCTCTGAGCTTTTTTTTCTAAAAGATACCAATCAGGATGGCAAAGCAGATCAACGCATTCCTATGTTAACCGGGTTTGGTTTTACGGATACGCATACCATGTCGCACAGCCTGGTAAGGGCGCCAGGTAATTGGATTCACTTTAGCCATGGAGCCCTCAATAAAGGGGAAGTTACCTCTTTGCAGAGCAAGGTTAAATTGAGCGTTGACTACAGTAAAATTGTTCGCTTTTCTCTGGATGCCAAACAGCTGGAAATTGTGAGTTCCGGCCTCAATAATATCTGGGGATTTCAGCTCCGCCGTAATGGACAATGGTATGGGTCTGAAGCAAACGATTTAGGATATGCGGTTACTCCGATGGAACCAGGCACAGGATTTCCGGGAATTGGCAATGTTCGCCTGCGTTCCTATCAGCCCTGGATGCCAGAACTTCATAGCTTTCGTGTGGGAGGGACCGGAATTTCCGGCACTGCCTTTCCTGACGATGAATCAGGAACTTTTCCGGCAGTATGGAAGAATGTCGCATTTCTTGCCAATCCCATTACCAATACGATCAATGCTGTTAAAATCATAAGGAATGCAGACGGAAGTGTAAAAATGGAGCATTTGCCAGATTTATTAACCTCCAAAGACGACTGGTTCCGGCCGGTGAATATAGAATTTGGTCCGGATGGATGCCTCTATATTGCAGACTGGTATAACAAGATTATTTCTCACAATGAACTCCCCACAACGCATCCGGACCGGGACAAGTCCCATGGCAGAATCTGGCGTATCCGTCACATCAGCCAAAAGTCAAGAGATATCCCCAATTTCCTTACTGTTAAAACGGAAGATCTTGTAAATTTTCTGAAATCCCCATCACTTTGGGCTAAGCGGGCTGCCTGGCATCAGATTTCAGACCGGCCAATGTCAGAAACCAAAGCATTAGCTTCCTCGCTGATAGCCTTAGCTTCTGATGGATCTGCAGATGAAGTGACCCGTATCCATGCCCTGTGGTCTTTAGAAGGGATTAAGCATTATGATGCCAAACTGCTCTCTTTCCTGCTAAAGTCTCCGCTCGATTATCTCCGGTGTGAAGCAGTCCGTTCTTTAACTAGTTTCTCGCTCACCCCTGCCACCCTGCCTGCCGAAATAAAAGTATTAATTGAAGATAAAAATCCGATTGTCCGTGCTCAGGTACTCCGGACTTTAACAGAAATGCAAAAGTCTGATGCTGCTGTTCTTGATCTATTGGTTCGGGCTTGTAAAGCTGAACTTCCAGGGAATGCGATGGGTGGAGCCTACGAAAGAAAATTTGAGCGTTTTCTTGCCCGGAGAGCCTTGGAACAATATCCGGATGAATTGCAAGCATATCTCAATTCTAAGACTGCCAGTAACGTTCCTGTTGAAAATCTGCTTTGGGCTATTCAGGCGTTACCAAAAGGGCCAAAAGAAACAGCTTTTTTAAGGCTATGGCCTAAATCGAATATTACAAAGCTTGATGAATCTCTTTTCATTGGCATAGCTAATATGCTGGATAACAAAGAAATTTACGAGGCGGTGAAACCTACCTTCCAGAATCCTGCCCATGCAGCCGCCTATACAAAAATGGCCGTAGAAAATCAAGCCCAGGTTCAATCGCCTGCCTTTTCTGCACTTCTACAGGTACCTGTAAGCCACCTGCTTGCGAATGGTACAGAGCCTGAGATTAATCTTGCCCTGGATGCCATCGGACGATTTAATATTGAAAAATCAAGTGAGAGAATTACTGCCTTAATTAATGATCAAATAAGCGACAAAACCCTCGAACTCGCTTTAAAGGCACTGGAGAATGATCTGCCAGCCAATCAGCAAGTATTTACTCAGGTATTTCAAAATGAAAAATATAGCTTCGACATGCGGTTAGCTGCTTTGCATAACCTCATTCAGGCTAATGCGCAACAGGGGAGCCAAACTATTCAGCTATGGATTCCAAAACTTAGCCAGGCTGAAAAGAAAAGCGCTGCCAGTGCGTTGTCAGCCTCAAAACAAGGTGCTGGTTTGCTGATGAATCTGTACGATAAAAAATATATTGATCTGGCCGCCTTTGATCTCTCAACGGCAGAGCGGATTCATACGAGCAATCGATCGGACAGGCGTAGTATTGCACTGTTTGAAGCTGTAAAAAAGCGCGAGGAAGAACAAAAGGCCGTTTTTACAGCTAAATTCGCCAAATATATGACCATTGCAGAGAAAAAAGCAGGGAATGCTACACAAGGAAAAATGCTCTTTCAGACCTGCCTCCAGTGCCACAAAGTGGGCAACACCGGACAAGATATTGCCCCTGCTTTAGATGGTTCGGCCAACCGTGAAAACGAAGCCCTTCTTACGGCCCTTCTTGATCCGGATGCAGCTGTAGAGTCCAATTATGCGGTATACCGGGTGAGCAAAAAAGATGGGAGCAGTGTTGAAGGATATTTAGTCAAAAAAGACGATAAAGGGGTTACTATTGCATTGATGGGAGGGAGCAAAGTTTTCATTGAAGCCGCTACTATCAGAAGCCAGGGTTTTTTGGGAGGCCGCTCTTTTATGATGAAGGGGTTACTCGATGGATATACCGATGAGCAAGTTGCCGATTTGCTTTCCTACATCCGTACCTTAAAATAA
- a CDS encoding carboxylesterase/lipase family protein, whose protein sequence is MSTIDRRDFLSRLALATAAFSIPPYAFSSVHKPEEFVEVEITHGKIRGIRSDGVAIFKGIPYAGKVSGDRRFRQPAPLESWTGVRDALQLGAPAIQSPRRNEPAPAEDCLFLNVWTPANDNKKRPVMFYSHGGGFVIGSGGSAGQDGTNLARNFDVVVVETNHRLGLLGFLYLDEVAGAGYAGSGNMGMLDIVEGLKWVKENIAQFGGDPGNVMIWGESGGGAKTSCLYAMPAAAPYFNKASIESGPGVRMTTKEIAAETTAMLLKELNIAPKDWRKLLEVPASDLLTMQGKLPFVPPFIEKNKNLGAMRRNYGGFGPVVDGKVLPAHPFDPTAPQISRNKPLLVGWNEDEYTFFAWERKDTEFATLDFNGLQKRLEPQYGGDTKKIIDAYRKANPNASAANIFVAISSITMMGLGSVDIAEKKVKQQGAPVYLYNFGYKSEKKIPGTDYPMGTPHAMDISFKFNNEIPPRDGSEPKESFFGGNKKERFVASHHFAELWTTFARTGKPAAKEVPEWPAYTLENRPTMRIDTTCEVINNRFSQELAMWRSIGKL, encoded by the coding sequence ATGAGTACCATAGACAGAAGAGATTTTTTATCCAGGCTGGCACTTGCCACCGCCGCATTCTCTATTCCACCCTACGCTTTTTCATCTGTTCACAAACCAGAAGAGTTTGTTGAGGTGGAGATTACCCATGGAAAAATCCGGGGTATAAGAAGCGATGGAGTAGCTATTTTCAAAGGAATTCCCTATGCAGGTAAAGTGTCAGGTGATAGAAGATTCCGTCAGCCTGCCCCACTCGAATCATGGACGGGTGTGCGAGATGCCCTGCAACTGGGTGCACCTGCCATACAGTCGCCCAGGCGCAATGAACCGGCTCCTGCCGAAGATTGCCTTTTCCTCAATGTCTGGACTCCGGCAAATGATAACAAGAAGCGTCCGGTGATGTTTTATTCGCATGGCGGTGGATTTGTCATTGGCTCCGGAGGCTCAGCCGGACAGGATGGAACCAATCTGGCCCGTAATTTCGATGTAGTAGTCGTAGAAACTAATCATCGTTTAGGCTTGCTCGGGTTTTTGTATCTGGATGAAGTAGCAGGTGCAGGCTATGCCGGTTCAGGCAATATGGGTATGTTAGATATTGTAGAAGGGTTAAAATGGGTAAAGGAAAACATAGCCCAGTTCGGAGGTGATCCAGGTAATGTGATGATCTGGGGCGAATCCGGCGGAGGAGCCAAAACCTCCTGTTTGTATGCCATGCCTGCGGCAGCACCTTATTTCAACAAGGCATCCATTGAAAGTGGTCCTGGCGTACGCATGACAACTAAAGAAATAGCGGCAGAAACCACAGCCATGCTTTTAAAGGAGCTAAACATTGCACCCAAAGACTGGCGGAAATTACTGGAAGTGCCTGCCAGCGATTTATTAACCATGCAAGGCAAATTGCCGTTTGTTCCTCCTTTTATAGAAAAGAATAAGAATTTAGGCGCAATGCGCCGCAATTATGGGGGCTTTGGCCCGGTAGTAGATGGCAAGGTTTTACCTGCTCACCCCTTTGACCCAACTGCCCCCCAGATATCCCGCAACAAACCACTTTTAGTTGGATGGAATGAAGATGAATATACTTTCTTTGCCTGGGAACGGAAAGACACCGAGTTTGCCACGCTTGATTTTAATGGCTTGCAGAAGAGATTGGAACCGCAATACGGAGGGGATACAAAAAAGATTATAGATGCCTACCGGAAAGCAAACCCAAATGCCTCTGCAGCTAACATTTTTGTAGCCATTTCCTCCATTACCATGATGGGACTAGGTTCAGTGGACATTGCAGAAAAAAAGGTAAAGCAGCAGGGTGCTCCGGTATATTTGTATAATTTCGGTTACAAGTCAGAGAAGAAGATTCCAGGTACCGACTATCCGATGGGTACACCTCATGCCATGGATATTTCTTTTAAATTTAATAATGAAATTCCGCCTAGAGACGGCTCTGAGCCTAAAGAGAGTTTCTTTGGAGGCAATAAAAAGGAAAGGTTTGTCGCTTCCCATCACTTTGCCGAGCTGTGGACTACATTTGCACGTACCGGGAAACCTGCCGCAAAGGAGGTACCTGAATGGCCTGCCTATACCCTTGAAAACAGACCTACCATGCGCATTGATACTACTTGCGAGGTAATTAACAACCGGTTTAGCCAGGAACTTGCCATGTGGCGATCTATCGGAAAATTATAG
- a CDS encoding alpha-L-rhamnosidase-related protein yields the protein MRAVIRTALSFFTGVVLLLAQPLVAQQISADLLQKLWKAQWITGPGVPINRFNATSDHTLKEYGVFKFRKTIELTGKPASFIVHVSADNRYKLFVNGKQVAQGPARGDLYFWNFETLDIASSLTAGSNTVAALVWNDGRQKPEAQISYLTAFILQGNSQQEEILNTNDSWKTTKDESYQPLAVRVPGYYVAGPAELVDMNKHVKGWNKPAYDDSKWVKARMIGPGLTKDAAVNSTGWMLVPSPLPQMEMTIQRLSATRKAEGVQVPAGFPATKAKVTIPAHSKATLLLDQGFLTNAYPTLLFSGGRNASVSMGYAEGLYIRKNENINGFFIPTLPKGNRNEVDGKTFIGKTDSVLSDGSANQEYTPLWWRTYRYIQVKVYTKEEPLIIEDLYGTFTGYPFVNQAKLQTKNQDMGKMLDIGWRTARLCAFETYMDCPYYEQLQYIGDARIQALVSYYNAGDDRLARYGLTLMDHSRIAEGITLSRYPTDLHQQIPTFSLWWVAMLHDYYMYRPDSLFIQDKLPGARGVLSFFERYQQADGSLQNVPYWVFTDWAQGKGWDFGMAPIGKKGESAVLDLQLLWTYQLASELENNLGVKELARMYASRADTLKQTIQSKYWDQAKGLYADTEGKDAFSQHTNSLAILAGVVSGEKATALAQKLLADTTLVPASIYFKFYLHQAFIKAGLGNQYLSWLDKWRENMTLGLTTWAEISEVSTARSDCHAWGSSPNIEFFRTILGIESDAPGFAKIKITPHLGTIQDISGEMPHPNGKIAVTYKLQKNTLQAEIHLPENTTGTFNWKDKNYQLKGGKNNFKL from the coding sequence ATGAGAGCTGTCATAAGAACTGCTTTATCTTTTTTCACCGGAGTGGTGCTTCTGTTAGCCCAGCCTCTGGTGGCTCAACAAATCAGTGCCGACCTCTTGCAGAAACTATGGAAAGCACAGTGGATCACTGGTCCGGGCGTGCCCATCAACCGGTTTAATGCCACCTCAGACCATACGCTTAAGGAATATGGCGTATTCAAATTCAGAAAAACGATCGAACTCACAGGAAAACCAGCTTCTTTCATTGTTCATGTTTCAGCTGATAACCGATACAAGCTCTTTGTAAATGGCAAACAAGTAGCCCAGGGACCTGCCCGCGGCGATCTGTACTTCTGGAATTTTGAAACCCTGGATATTGCTTCTTCCTTAACGGCTGGCAGCAACACCGTAGCTGCCCTGGTTTGGAATGATGGACGGCAGAAACCAGAAGCACAGATTTCTTATTTAACCGCTTTTATTCTACAAGGTAATAGCCAGCAGGAAGAAATTCTGAATACAAATGATAGCTGGAAAACTACTAAGGACGAAAGCTACCAGCCATTAGCTGTCAGGGTTCCCGGGTATTATGTGGCCGGTCCTGCTGAACTTGTGGACATGAACAAACATGTGAAAGGCTGGAATAAGCCAGCCTATGATGATAGCAAATGGGTAAAAGCGCGTATGATCGGTCCTGGCCTTACAAAAGACGCAGCGGTTAATTCTACCGGATGGATGCTGGTACCCTCTCCGCTGCCACAGATGGAAATGACTATCCAACGATTGTCTGCCACCAGAAAAGCTGAAGGAGTGCAGGTTCCGGCCGGCTTTCCGGCAACAAAGGCGAAAGTAACCATACCTGCCCATTCCAAAGCTACCCTTTTGCTGGATCAGGGCTTTTTAACCAATGCCTATCCAACCCTGCTGTTCAGTGGTGGTCGGAATGCCAGTGTATCGATGGGTTATGCAGAAGGATTGTATATCCGGAAGAATGAAAACATTAATGGCTTTTTTATTCCGACTCTTCCCAAGGGGAACCGCAACGAAGTGGACGGAAAAACATTCATCGGGAAGACAGACAGTGTACTCTCCGATGGGAGTGCTAACCAGGAATACACCCCGCTCTGGTGGAGAACGTACCGCTACATCCAGGTAAAAGTATACACAAAAGAGGAACCTTTAATTATTGAAGACCTATACGGGACCTTTACTGGCTACCCCTTTGTCAATCAGGCCAAACTTCAGACGAAAAACCAGGATATGGGAAAGATGCTTGACATTGGCTGGCGTACGGCCCGCCTTTGTGCCTTTGAAACCTACATGGATTGCCCATATTACGAACAATTGCAATATATCGGAGATGCCCGCATCCAAGCCCTGGTTTCTTATTATAATGCAGGCGATGACCGGCTGGCAAGATATGGTCTTACCCTCATGGATCACTCCCGTATTGCCGAAGGAATTACCCTGAGCCGTTATCCCACAGACCTGCATCAGCAGATTCCCACCTTTTCTCTCTGGTGGGTGGCTATGCTGCACGATTACTACATGTACCGGCCAGATAGCCTTTTTATTCAAGATAAACTTCCCGGTGCAAGAGGGGTGCTATCCTTTTTTGAAAGATATCAGCAAGCAGATGGCTCTTTGCAAAATGTACCTTACTGGGTATTCACCGATTGGGCACAGGGGAAAGGATGGGATTTTGGAATGGCTCCTATTGGAAAGAAAGGTGAATCAGCTGTACTGGATCTGCAATTGCTCTGGACATACCAGCTCGCCAGTGAACTAGAAAACAACTTAGGCGTAAAAGAGCTGGCACGTATGTATGCAAGCCGGGCGGATACGCTCAAACAGACTATTCAAAGTAAATACTGGGATCAAGCGAAGGGGCTTTATGCAGACACTGAAGGTAAAGATGCTTTCTCGCAACATACCAATTCCCTGGCCATCCTTGCAGGAGTTGTCTCTGGGGAAAAGGCAACCGCCCTGGCTCAAAAGCTATTGGCGGATACAACCCTTGTGCCTGCTTCTATCTATTTTAAATTCTATCTCCATCAGGCCTTTATTAAGGCCGGACTCGGGAACCAGTATCTTTCCTGGCTAGACAAATGGCGGGAAAATATGACCTTAGGGCTTACCACTTGGGCAGAGATCTCAGAGGTAAGTACAGCACGCTCAGATTGCCATGCCTGGGGTTCAAGCCCCAACATTGAATTTTTCCGCACCATACTAGGCATTGAAAGTGATGCACCAGGCTTTGCTAAAATAAAGATTACCCCTCATCTGGGAACAATCCAAGACATTAGTGGAGAAATGCCTCACCCCAATGGCAAAATAGCCGTTACCTACAAATTACAAAAGAATACTTTGCAGGCAGAGATACACCTTCCGGAAAATACAACCGGTACTTTTAACTGGAAGGATAAAAACTACCAGTTAAAAGGAGGTAAGAACAATTTTAAGTTATGA